The DNA segment GGAAAAACTGAATCATTAAATTATATATAGAAACCATATTGCTTTCCATCATTATCACTCCCTATATATTACAGCTTAACAGAAAAAAGGAAGTAGAATCATGACACTTTTTCGAAATATTATTAGTTATGAATAAAAATCGTTGAAATGGGGATTGTAAATATGTTAGCCTAAGCATTTTATTTGAAACGCTTTACTAATTTTGGTACTCTTAAGCTACAAAGCTTAAGAAAATTCGAAAAATCGTTGGATTTTTTGATTGACTTTAGCCCAAAAATAATATGAATACATAGGAGGAATTTAACATGGCTTTTGAATTACCACAATTACCTTATGCAGAAGATGCTCTTGAACCACACATTGATAAGGAAACAATGAATATTCATCACACAAGACACCACAACACATACGTAACAAATCTTAACGCAGCATTACAAGGCAACGAAGAATTACTTTCTAAATCTGTTGAAGAAGTAATTGCAAACTTAGATGCTGTTCCAGAAGCAGTACGTACAGCTGTACGTAACAATGGCGGTGGACATGCAAACCACTCTTTATTCTGGCAAATCCTTTCACCAAATGGTGGCGGTGCACCAACTGGTGAATTAGCAGATGCAATTAACAGCAAATTTGGAAGCATAGAAAGCTTCAAAGAAGAGTTTGCAAAGGCTGCAACTACTCGTTTCGGTTCTGGCTGGGCATGGCTATCAGTGTCAAACGGTGAATTAGAATTAACAAGCACTCCAAATCAAGATTCTCCATTAATGGAAGGTAAAACTCCTATTCTTGGCTTAGATGTTTGGGAGCATGCTTACTACCTAAAATATCAAAACAAACGCCCAGACTATATTGGTGCGTTCTGGAACGTTGTAAACTGGGATGAAGTTGCTAAACGTTACAACGAAGCAAAATAATTCCAAATAAAAACAAAAAGACAGCTGTTTTTATAAGCAGCTGTCTTTTTGTTTGTTCCGATACCCGAAAAATTTGAATAGAAACCACTCTCTTGTTAAAGACTACCCTTTAGATAAAGGGGAGTTTTAATGGTGAAAAAATCAAAAATTTTAGGTGATGTAGAATTAACAAAAGATCTAACACTTTTGTTAGTTATTGGAGGGTTATATTCATTAAGTGTTGCTCTTTCCAATACATTTGTGAATATATACCTATGGAAACAAACAGGAAGTTATTTTGATCTAGCACTTTATAATCTTTCAATTGTCGTTTTACAACTGTTGACGTTTATCTTAGCAGGACGGTGGGCAAAGAAAATCGATAGGGTTATTGTACTTAGAATCGGTGTGATTTTCTTGGCTATCTTTTATCTAATGGTATTAATTACTGGAACAAAGGCTTCCTCCTTTTTATTACTTTTGGGCAGTCTCCTGGGTATAGGGTATGGTTTTTATTGGCTAGCCTACAATGTTTTAACCTTTGAAATTACAGAACCAGAAACTAGAGATTTTTTTAACGGATTTTTAGGAATTCTTAGCTCAGCAGGGGGAATGATAGGTCCATTAGCTGCTGGATTCATCATCACTAGATTTGAAAAATTCACCGGATATACCTTTGTATTTGGATTGTCCTTAGCATTATTTGCACTTGCTGTGTTTATCAGCTTTTCTTTAAAGCCGAGACCT comes from the Neobacillus sp. PS2-9 genome and includes:
- a CDS encoding superoxide dismutase, producing the protein MAFELPQLPYAEDALEPHIDKETMNIHHTRHHNTYVTNLNAALQGNEELLSKSVEEVIANLDAVPEAVRTAVRNNGGGHANHSLFWQILSPNGGGAPTGELADAINSKFGSIESFKEEFAKAATTRFGSGWAWLSVSNGELELTSTPNQDSPLMEGKTPILGLDVWEHAYYLKYQNKRPDYIGAFWNVVNWDEVAKRYNEAK